A genomic region of Salinibacter pepae contains the following coding sequences:
- a CDS encoding nitronate monooxygenase, translating to MSSSPSALSRMSPPNIIQGGMGIGVSSWRLARHVARRGEIGIISGTGIDSVVVRELQEGDPHDRRQMLADYPDEEIADHLVERFYRPDGLPADEPYDLLNMHPFEPSVRSQRILAAATYTEVRLAAAGHEGMIGMNLLAKLKRYTLPCIYGALLADIDIVSIGAGIPMEEARQIPKLAAGEPAALRLDVDTSQAPDADDAYAYRFDPADVLDAPPTLDRPLFLPIISSDALARIMDAKLPDRRVDGWVVEGPVAGGHNAPPRNKNYADDGTPLYDERDEADLEAIRSLGKPFYLAGGHGSPEGLRAAHEAGAAGIQVGSLFSLTDESGYPPSTTRRLIRGLHTGEIEVSTEGRVSSTGFPFKVLTADGTLADAEVYERRARICDLGYLREPYLDEEGRLMGRCPAEPVKTYVSRGGNEEETEGRACLCNALMANIGLGQQRGARAEPPLFTGGDALEDLPLGSVEDPQYDADDVIDYLYQDVRPPRVSSPLRRPQPAD from the coding sequence ATGTCTTCCTCCCCTTCGGCCCTCTCCCGCATGTCGCCTCCCAACATCATCCAGGGCGGCATGGGCATCGGGGTCTCCAGCTGGCGCCTCGCCCGCCATGTCGCCCGGCGGGGCGAAATTGGCATCATATCCGGCACCGGCATCGACTCCGTGGTCGTGCGTGAGCTCCAAGAGGGCGACCCCCACGACCGACGCCAAATGCTGGCCGACTACCCCGACGAAGAGATTGCCGACCACCTGGTTGAGCGGTTCTATCGGCCGGACGGGCTGCCGGCGGACGAGCCCTACGACCTGCTGAACATGCATCCCTTCGAGCCGTCGGTCCGCTCGCAGCGCATCCTTGCGGCGGCCACCTACACGGAGGTCCGGCTCGCGGCGGCGGGGCACGAGGGGATGATCGGGATGAACCTCCTGGCGAAGTTGAAGCGCTACACGCTGCCCTGCATCTACGGCGCGCTGCTGGCGGACATCGACATTGTCTCCATCGGGGCGGGCATCCCGATGGAGGAGGCGCGCCAGATCCCGAAGCTGGCGGCGGGCGAGCCGGCCGCCCTGCGGCTGGATGTGGACACGAGCCAGGCGCCCGACGCCGACGACGCCTACGCGTACCGGTTCGACCCGGCCGACGTGCTCGACGCGCCCCCGACCCTCGACCGTCCACTGTTCCTGCCCATCATCTCGTCCGACGCGCTGGCCCGCATCATGGACGCCAAACTGCCAGACCGGCGCGTGGATGGATGGGTGGTGGAGGGGCCCGTTGCGGGGGGGCACAACGCCCCGCCCCGAAACAAGAACTACGCGGACGACGGCACGCCGCTGTACGACGAGCGCGACGAGGCGGACCTGGAGGCGATTCGATCCCTCGGGAAGCCGTTCTACCTGGCGGGCGGACACGGCTCGCCCGAGGGCCTCCGGGCCGCCCACGAGGCGGGTGCCGCCGGCATTCAGGTGGGGTCGCTCTTCTCCCTCACCGACGAGTCGGGCTATCCCCCCAGCACCACGCGCCGCCTCATTCGGGGGCTGCACACCGGAGAGATTGAGGTCAGCACGGAGGGCCGGGTCTCGTCCACCGGCTTTCCGTTCAAGGTGCTCACCGCCGACGGCACGCTGGCCGACGCGGAGGTGTACGAGCGACGGGCGCGCATCTGTGACCTCGGCTACCTGCGCGAGCCGTACCTCGATGAGGAGGGACGCCTGATGGGCCGGTGTCCGGCAGAGCCCGTCAAAACGTACGTCAGCCGCGGGGGCAACGAAGAAGAGACGGAGGGGCGGGCCTGCCTGTGCAACGCGCTGATGGCCAACATCGGGCTCGGCCAGCAGCGAGGGGCGCGCGCCGAGCCGCCCCTGTTTACCGGGGGTGATGCGCTCGAAGACCTTCCGCTCGGGTCGGTCGAGGACCCGCAGTACGACGCCGACGACGTCATTGACTACCTCTACCAGGACGTCCGGCCCCCGCGTGTGTCGAGCCCGTTACGACGGCCGCAGCCGGCCGATTGA
- a CDS encoding RrF2 family transcriptional regulator, with product MLLSRSCEYGLRAMLYLGTLEDDEAAEDEDAGPTREYVSIQTISDDLEIGFSFLTKVFQQLNDAGLLTSKRGPGGGVALTRAPDAISLYEIVVAIDGNDLFEECVLGLPGCGEAEPCPLHEHWTEERDRMKTTFQRTALNEVPDVRLTPFVDDLAEADGASA from the coding sequence ATGCTGCTCTCAAGAAGCTGCGAGTACGGACTGCGCGCGATGCTGTACCTGGGCACCCTCGAGGACGACGAGGCGGCGGAGGACGAGGACGCCGGCCCCACCCGCGAGTACGTCTCGATCCAGACCATCAGCGATGACCTGGAGATCGGCTTCTCGTTCCTGACGAAGGTGTTTCAGCAACTCAACGACGCGGGGCTTCTGACCTCGAAGCGGGGGCCGGGCGGCGGGGTGGCCCTCACCCGCGCGCCGGACGCCATCAGCCTGTACGAAATCGTGGTGGCCATCGACGGGAACGACCTGTTTGAGGAGTGTGTGCTGGGCCTGCCGGGCTGTGGCGAGGCCGAGCCGTGTCCCCTCCACGAGCATTGGACCGAGGAGCGCGACCGCATGAAGACGACCTTCCAGCGGACGGCCCTGAACGAGGTGCCGGACGTGCGCCTCACGCCGTTCGTCGACGACCTGGCGGAGGCCGACGGGGCCTCGGCGTGA
- a CDS encoding LytR/AlgR family response regulator transcription factor, with the protein MRALIVDDEPPARSLIQEYLEELGRIEVTGECGTGRAAIEAINETAPDLVFLDVQMPGLDGFDVLERIDTLPDIIFSTAYDEYAIDAFEAGAVDYLLKPYTRARFRTAVERALERHDRDDDAYADQLATLLQEAKTETDDSPERLYVRHGDKIIPVDPDDIRWVEAAGDYSKLHTDETTYLSSMGIGALEDRLAPTRFMRVHRSHILAFPAIDHLYSDGSGGYKAVLDDGTTVRVSRSYAPEIRDRLV; encoded by the coding sequence GTGCGTGCCCTCATTGTCGACGACGAACCGCCCGCCCGCAGCCTGATCCAGGAGTACCTGGAGGAGCTCGGCCGCATCGAGGTGACCGGCGAGTGCGGGACGGGACGGGCGGCCATTGAAGCCATCAACGAGACGGCCCCCGACCTCGTCTTCCTCGACGTGCAGATGCCCGGCCTCGACGGCTTCGACGTGCTGGAGCGGATCGACACGCTGCCGGACATCATCTTCTCCACCGCCTACGACGAGTACGCGATTGACGCCTTCGAGGCGGGGGCGGTCGACTATCTTCTGAAGCCGTACACGAGGGCCCGCTTCCGGACCGCCGTGGAGCGGGCGCTGGAGCGTCACGACCGGGACGACGACGCCTACGCCGACCAGCTGGCGACGCTGCTGCAGGAGGCCAAGACCGAGACCGACGACTCGCCGGAGCGGCTCTACGTGCGCCACGGCGACAAAATTATCCCCGTCGACCCCGACGACATTCGATGGGTGGAGGCGGCGGGCGACTACTCGAAGCTCCATACCGACGAGACGACCTACCTGTCGTCGATGGGCATCGGCGCGCTGGAGGACCGCCTCGCCCCGACGCGGTTTATGCGGGTCCATCGCTCCCACATTCTCGCCTTCCCGGCCATCGACCACCTCTACAGCGACGGCTCGGGCGGGTACAAGGCCGTGCTCGACGACGGCACCACCGTCCGGGTGAGTCGCTCCTACGCCCCCGAGATCCGCGACCGGCTCGTGTGA